A single genomic interval of Candidatus Zixiibacteriota bacterium harbors:
- a CDS encoding serine hydrolase, whose amino-acid sequence MVDRKRLGRTLVLLAAFVFFSANSIYFLERPGGPLMAAGERTISFDFDHLRDGSKLKLGAKAALLVNYENGEVLYARNADVQRPIASITKLVTAMVVMDRRLDLSTVVTVTQDDVRNSSRSRLRAGYQLTANDLMYAALLNSDNRAARALARAACGSVESFVKEMNLKMKKLGLRNTEFFEPTGLDSRNVSTAHEVAKILHYAYEYELIRKITSEKSHLCRVVNRKNKQIRMANTNMIVNSTYKVLTGKTGYIDASAYCLTTLVQNRGGEKLTCVVLGVPGDRQRFREARKLVDWGFSRI is encoded by the coding sequence ATGGTTGATCGGAAAAGACTAGGCCGGACATTGGTGCTGCTCGCAGCTTTCGTTTTCTTCTCGGCCAACAGCATCTACTTTCTCGAACGGCCGGGCGGGCCGCTGATGGCCGCGGGGGAGAGGACCATCAGCTTTGATTTCGATCACCTCCGCGACGGCTCCAAGCTCAAGCTGGGCGCCAAAGCCGCGTTGCTGGTCAACTACGAAAACGGCGAGGTACTTTACGCGCGCAATGCCGATGTGCAGCGACCGATTGCATCGATCACTAAACTGGTCACGGCAATGGTGGTGATGGACAGGCGTTTGGATTTGAGTACGGTAGTTACGGTCACTCAGGACGACGTCCGCAACTCATCGCGCTCGCGACTGCGGGCCGGGTATCAACTGACCGCCAATGATCTGATGTACGCCGCCCTGCTAAACTCCGACAACCGGGCGGCGCGCGCCCTGGCACGCGCCGCCTGCGGCTCAGTTGAGTCGTTCGTGAAAGAAATGAATCTCAAAATGAAGAAGCTGGGACTGAGGAATACCGAATTCTTTGAGCCGACCGGGCTCGACTCGCGAAACGTCTCCACAGCCCATGAGGTCGCCAAGATCCTCCATTACGCGTACGAGTACGAACTAATACGCAAGATAACGTCCGAGAAATCGCACCTCTGCCGGGTCGTCAACAGGAAGAACAAACAGATTCGCATGGCCAATACGAACATGATAGTCAACTCCACCTACAAAGTGTTGACCGGCAAGACCGGCTATATCGACGCATCCGCATACTGCCTGACCACTTTGGTGCAAAACAGGGGAGGGGAGAAGCTCACCTGTGTGGTTCTGGGCGTGCCTGGAGATCGCCAGCGGTTCCGCGAGGCGCGCAAGCTTGTCGATTGGGGATTCAGTCGGA